In the Loxodonta africana isolate mLoxAfr1 chromosome 1, mLoxAfr1.hap2, whole genome shotgun sequence genome, one interval contains:
- the TAP1 gene encoding antigen peptide transporter 1 gives MATSGPPAPGGCLRLPRACCAWLGATLLLLGDWVLLRRALPGIVSLLVPVVPPLLRVWAVGLGRWAVLWLGARGVLRATVDSKSESVRGQGWLAVLEPLAAALGLALPGLASFRELRSWGVPRNIESTKLLHWAGRPDAFVLSYAAALPAAILWHKFESLWVLGGQGGSGEVVTRLLRCIGPEIRRYPLVLGLLIFSCLGEMAIPFFTGRLADWILQDGAAPGFTRNITFMSLLTIASAVLEFLGDGLYNSTMGRMHSRLQGDVFQAVLRQETEFFQQNQTGAITSRVTDDTSTLSDSLSEKLNLLMWYLVRGLCLLGLMLWESVSLTMVTLVNLPLLFLLPKKLGKWHQLLAVRVQKSLAEASQVAIEALSAMPTVRSFANEEGEDRRFRQKLQEMKTLNQQEALAYAVSFWTTSISGMLLKVGILYIGGQLVTSGTVSSGNLVAFVLYQIQFTTAIEVLVSTYPSVQKAVGSSEKIFEYLDRTPRCPASGPLASLNLEGHVQFQDVSFAYPTQPDVPVLKGLTFTLSPGEVTALVGPNGSGKSTVAALLQNLYQPTGGQLLLDGKPLPQYEHRYLHKQVAAVGQEPQLFGRSFRENIAYGMTQEPDMAEITAAAKESGADSFISRLPQGYDTEVGEAGSQLSGGQRQAVALARALIRKPRVLILDDATSALDADNQSRVEQLLYDSPHRCSRSVLLITQRLNLVERANQILFLEGGTICEAGTHQQLMENHGRYSAMVQAPGESDVPE, from the exons ATGGCCACCTCGGGGCCCCCTGCTCCTGGAGGGTGCCTCCGCCTCCCCCGAGCTTGCTGCGCGTGGCTGGGGGCGACGCTGCTGCTTCTCGGGGACTGGGTGCTGCTCCGGCGAGCGCTGCCCGGCATAGTCTCCTTGCTGGTGCCCGTGGTGCCGCCGCTGCTCCGGGTCTGGGCGGTGGGTTTGGGCCGCTGGGCAGTGCTGTGGCTTGGGGCCCGCGGGGTCCTCAGGGCCACGGTCGACTCCAAGAGCGAAAGCGTACGAGGCCAGGGCTGGCTGGCTGTTTTGGAGCCACTGGCGGCGGCGTTGGGCTTGGCCCTGCCGGGACTTGCCTCGTTTCGAGAACTGAGATCGTGGGGCGTCCCCAGGAACATTGAAAGCACCAAACTGCTTCACTGGGCAGGTCGCCCCGACGCCTTCGTCCTCAGCTACGCCGCGGCGCTGCCCGCAGCCATTCTGTGGCACAAATTCGAGAGCTTATGGGTGCTCGGCGGACAGGGGGGCTCTGGAGAGGTGGTGACTCGACTACTACGCTGCATAGGCCCTGAGATACGCCGTTACCCTCTCGTTTTGGGcctgttgatcttttcctgtctCG GGGAGATGGCCATACCATTCTTCACCGGCCGCCTTGCTGACTGGATTCTGCAAGATGGGGCAGCTCCTGGCTTCACCAGAAACATAACTTTCATGTCCCTTCTCACCATAGCCAG TGCAGTGCTGGAATTCCTGGGTGATGGGCTCTATAACAGTACCATGGGCCGCATGCACAGCCGCCTGCAGGGAGACGTATTTCAGGCTGTCCTCCGCCAAGAGACAGAGTTTTTCCAACAGAACCAAACAG GTGCCATCACATCTCGGGTAACAGATGACACATCCACCCTGAGTGATTCTCTGAGTGAGAAGCTGAACCTGTTGATGTGGTACCTGGTACGGGGGCTGTGTCTCTTGGGGCTCATGCTCTGGGAGTCAGTGTCCCTCACCATGGTCACCCTGGTCAACCTGCCTCTGCTCTTCCTTCTGCCTAAGAAGCTGGGAAAATGGCACCAG TTGCTGGCAGTACGTGTGCAGAAATCTCTGGCAGAGGCTAGCCAGGTGGCCATTGAAGCCCTGTCAGCTATGCCTACAGTCCGGAGCTTTGCCAATGAGGAGGGTGAGGACCGGAGGTTTAGGCAAAAGCTACAGGAAATGAAGACACTCAACCAGCAGGAGGCACTGGCCTATGCAGTCAGCTTCTGGACCACCAGT ATCTCAGGGATGTTGCTGAAGGTGGGAATCCTGTACATTGGTGGGCAGCTGGTGACAAGTGGGACCGTAAGCAGTGGGAACCTTGTTGCATTTGTTCTCTACCAGATCCAGTTCACCACAGCTATTGAG GTTCTGGTCTCTACGTACCCCAGCGTACAGAAGGCTGTGGGCTCctcagagaaaatatttgaatacCTGGACCGTACCCCTCGTTGCCCAGCCAGTGGTCCTTTGGCTTCCTTGAACTTGGAAGGCCATGTCCAGTTCCAAGATGTCTCCTTTGCCTACCCAACCCAGCCAGATGTTCCAGTACTGAAG GGCCTGACGTTCACCCTTAGTCCTGGTGAAGTGACTGCACTGGTGGGGCCCAATGGGTCCGGGAAGAGCACAGTGGCTGCCCTGCTGCAGAATCTGTACCAGCCCACAGGGGGCCAGCTGCTGCTGGATGGCAAGCCCCTTCCCCAATATGAGCACCGCTACTTGCACAAACAG GTGGCTGCAGTGGGACAAGAGCCACAGCTGTTTGGAAGAAGTTTTCGAGAAAATATCGCCTATGGCATGACCCAGGAGCCAGATATGGCAGAAATCACAGCTGCTGCAAAGGAGTCTGGAGCCGATAGTTTCATCTCTAGACTCCCTCAGGGCTATGACACAG AGGTAGGTGAGGCCGGGAGCCAGTTATCAGGGGGTCAGCGACAGGCAGTGGCCTTGGCCCGAGCACTGATCCGGAAACCACGTGTACTCATCCTGGATGATGCCACCAGTGCCCTGGATGCAGACAATCAGTCACGG GTGGAGCAGCTCCTGTACGATAGCCCCCATCGGTGCTCTCGGTCTGTTCTGCTCATCACTCAGCGTCTAAACTTGGTGGAGCGGGCTAACCAAATCCTCTTTCTGGAAGGGGGTACCATCTGTGAGGcaggaacccaccagcagctaaTGGAGAATCACGGACGCTACTCAGCCATGGTGCAGGCCCCTGGGGAGTCAGATGTTCCAGAATGA
- the PSMB9 gene encoding proteasome subunit beta type-9 encodes MLRAGAPAGDVPRAGEVHTGTTIMAVEFDGGVIIGSDSRVSAGEAVVNRVFNKLAPLHQHIYCALSGSAADAQAVADMATYQLELHGMELEEPPLVLAAANVVRNITYKYREDLSAHLMVAGWDQREGGQVYGTLEGMLNRQPFAIGGSGSTYIYGYVDAAYKPGMSPEECRRFTTDAITLAMSRDSSSGGVIYLVTITAAGVDHRVILGDELPKFYDE; translated from the exons ATGCTGCGCGCGGGAGCACCAGCCGGGGACGTCCCCCGAGCCGGAGAAGTCCACACCGGG ACAACCATCATGGCAGTGGAGTTTGACGGAGGCGTCATTATAGGGTCTGATTCCCGGGTGTCCGCAGG AGAGGCGGTGGTGAACCGAGTGTTTAACAAGCTGGCCCCCCTACACCAACACATCTACTGTGCACTCTCTGGTTCAGCTGCTGATGCCCAGGCCGTGGCAGACATGGCCACCTACCAGCTGGAGCTCCATGG GATGGAACTGGAAGAACCTCCTCTTGTTCTGGCTGCTGCTAACGTGGTGAGGAATATCACATATAAGTACCGGGAGGACCTGTCTGCACATCTCATGGTAGCTGGCTGGGACCAACGTGAAGGGGGCCAA gtatatggaaccctggaAGGAATGCTGAATCGACAGCCCTTTGCCATTGGTGGCTCCGGCAGCACTTATATCTACGGTTATGTGGATGCAGCATACAAACCAGGCATGTCCCCTGAGGAATGCAGGCGCTTCACCACAGATG CTATCACCCTGGCCATGAGCCGGGATAGCTCCAGTGGGGGCGTCATCTACCTGGTCACTATCACAGCTGCTGGTGTGGATCATCGAGTCATCTTGGGCGATGAGCTGCCAAAATTTTATGATGAGTGA